In a single window of the Phaeobacter sp. G2 genome:
- a CDS encoding shikimate kinase: MSEKEQIAEVDVAASKPGRLKKTVVMVGMMGAGKTAVGRALAARLQVPFLDSDHEIEAAANRTIPEIFARDGEAFFRLKERQVIARLLTEECGVLSTGGGAFLAAENRETITRNGASIWLQADLDVLWNRVRYRDTRPLLQTADPRATLAQLYEARVPLYAKADLAVVSDGKASIEEMVDRVLEALRSRPDVLES; this comes from the coding sequence ATGAGCGAAAAAGAGCAAATAGCCGAAGTGGATGTCGCAGCTTCTAAGCCTGGGCGACTGAAAAAGACCGTTGTTATGGTGGGCATGATGGGAGCTGGCAAGACGGCCGTGGGGCGCGCTTTGGCGGCGCGACTGCAGGTGCCGTTTTTAGATAGCGACCACGAGATCGAAGCGGCCGCCAATAGGACAATACCTGAGATTTTTGCCCGCGATGGAGAGGCCTTCTTTCGATTGAAAGAGCGTCAGGTGATTGCGCGGCTGCTGACTGAGGAATGTGGCGTGCTGTCCACCGGGGGCGGCGCATTTCTGGCGGCGGAGAATCGCGAGACCATTACCCGCAATGGGGCGTCGATCTGGTTGCAGGCGGATCTGGATGTGTTGTGGAATCGGGTGCGATACCGCGACACTCGCCCCTTGCTGCAAACCGCAGATCCCCGCGCCACCCTGGCGCAGCTTTATGAGGCCAGAGTGCCGCTCTATGCCAAGGCGGATTTGGCGGTGGTCTCGGACGGCAAGGCCTCGATTGAAGAAATGGTGGACCGGGTGTTGGAGGCCTTG